The following are from one region of the Mercenaria mercenaria strain notata unplaced genomic scaffold, MADL_Memer_1 contig_135, whole genome shotgun sequence genome:
- the LOC128551624 gene encoding uncharacterized protein LOC128551624, whose amino-acid sequence MADKYYRLVSFLKNMCPEPLRELFLQNAKSDTKPGVPYTSLGAYLAFRKPDILSLKSRRKLRDDEYDLLYPKSGPADESQWDITLLAVLILELFPSYIPNHVQFFIRDIRDVRNSLQHVSKTSSIVSMFQKNWDRLEISTLTLAKVVNGTNYENVMKEKIETAKISNMPDLGNTLCLWFMENNTQNSTEMAEMKVKIIEISEDTKESKAKASESANILQNACMAKPGPTGKPNKRMKIVDKKLKNMQAPENIWFKL is encoded by the exons ATGGCTGACAAATACTATCGCCTTGTTAGTTTCCTGAAAAACATGTGTCCAGAACCTCTTAGagaattgtttttacaaaatgcCAAGTCCGATACAAAACCTGGCGTACCATATACATCACTGGGTGCTTACCTTGCATTTAGAAAACCAGACATATTATCATTGAAGAGCAGACGTAAGCTGCGAGATGACGAGTATGATCTTCTGTATCCAAAATCTGGACCAGCTGATGAGTCGCAATGGGACATTACCTTGTTAGCTgttttaattcttgaactattTCCATCATACATTCCGAACCATGTCCAATTTTTCATCAGAGATATTCGAGATGTAAGAAATAGTCTACAACATGTATCAAAAACTTCAAGCATTGTTTCAATGTTTCAGAAGAACTGGGATCGCTTGGAAATATCAACTTTAACTTTGGCTAAAGTTGTAAATGGAACTAATTATGAGAATGTTATGAAAGAGAAGATTGAAACAGCCAAGATCTCAAACATGCCAGACCTTGGTAACACTCTGTGTTTATGGTTTATGGAAAACAATACACAAAATTCGACTGAAATGGCAGAAATGAAAGTGAAAATTATAGAAATATCAGAAGACACTAAAGAATCCAAAGCAAAGGCCAGCGAGAGTGCAAACATTCTACAAAATGCCTGCATGGCTAAACCAGGACCAACAG ggaaaccaaataaaagaatgaaaatagtTGATAAAAAATTGAAGAATATGCAAg